In Pseudomonas lutea, the genomic stretch TACGCGCAGCCAGCACCCGCACCAGGGCGGTGATGCCTTCTGCGTTGCGGGTCGGCAAACGCATGATGCCCAGCAGTGCGAGAAACCGCGACAGCGGCGTTTCCACGCGTTTGGCCGTGCCGGGAATGCCCAACCCGATCAACCCGAACAGGCATTGAGAAGTGGCATCCACGCCGCCGCTGGCGAACGACGCCGGGTAGGAATACTTGCGCCAGATCCGGTAGTACTGGGTGAATATCCGGTGGTTGAAGACGTCGAGAAACGCCTCCAGGGCCTCATGGCCTTCACGTCGCTGGGCAATGTCGTCCAGATAACGGGTCGGGAGCGGCGAATCCACGCCGTACAGCCCCAGCACCCGCGTGCGCACGGTCGCGGGCAGCGCACTGTTCTGCGACGGCCATTCAAGCCCTTTCAGTTCGCTGGCCGGAAAGCCCATTCCGGGATCGGGGCGAAAGCGCACCAGGTCGTCGGCCGGGCGTTCGGAACTGCCCAAGGGCGGCTGGCCAGGCGCCGCGTCTTCAACCAGTTGGCAGAAGCGGTAAACGTTCGCCTCAGCCACCCGGCCGCGCAGCGCGTCAAGGAGTACCGCGACGGTCAGCCGGGGATCCGCTGGCTGTGGTTTTCGCTCCATCGCAGGCTCCTCCCGGTCGGTTGCAGCACCAGAGTGACCTGAGTGAACAAGTGAATGTCCGCGTACAGCGCAAAGAACCGATTAAGCATTTCGCCAAACAGGCAGATGTCGCCCTGGCCACCGAAGCCGTCGGCGTCCAGCGTGATCTGGATGTCCACGCCGCGCAGCAGAAAGCCCTTTTCGAAGCGCTGAATCAGGTGGTGGCTGACCTCGACAATGGCTTCCAGGCGACGTCGATTCAGCTCGCTGCCCGTCCAGTCGTAGAGCGCCAGAGTGCCGCGCAGCACTTCGGCGTTGTCGAGCATGGGCAAAAACGTGGAGCCCAGATGGCTCAATATCCGCCAGTGGAAGCGGTCGCGGCTGGGCGGGTACAACGGCAGCGTCGGCGCGCAAAGGTTACGCACGCGCAGACCGACCTGGATCGAGTGCAGCGGTGTGTCGAGCACCGTGCTTTGCAAGGCCTTGCGCGGCAACTGGCCGTTGGTGCCGGTCAGGCGCAGCGACAGACAGGGGCGCTGGCTGAGCCGGTCGACGTCCGCGCCCTCTCCGCCCAGGATCAGCCAGGTGTCATGCAGGCCATTGGGCCCGCGTTTGAGGCGAGTATGAAAGTAGCGTTCAGGGGCCTCGTCGTGCAGCATGCCGCCCTTGTGCCGGAAGCTAGAAAACGGCACGTACTCCTCGCGGCCCGAATCTCGGGATGCAGTCACCCGATCAACCGAGTAAATCTCGGTATGTCCGTCCTGCAAGCGCATGGGGCGCAGCAGGTAGTCGGTCTGCAGCGGGTCCAGCGTAAGCGGGTCGGCCTCAAGCGCAAACAGATTGATCACCGGCACGGCGTGCAGGCGCATGTGCTCGGTGCTCAGGGCGAACGCATGGGGCCAGGCTTCGCCCAACACCACGTCGAGTTCGATCCACGCCGCACCGGGGGTGATGTTCATCTGCTCCAGCCCGCACAGCGTCACGAACATGAATTTCTCGCGAAAACTGAAGTACTCCAGCAACAGCTGATAGCCGCTGAACGCACTGTCGCCCTTGGGCCAGAGCTGGTCCTCCTCGCGAAAGCCCTTTGCCGCGAAGTGCCCTTGCAACGGCTGACGTTGCGCATCGGTCGACTGGCGCACGTACATCGCCTGAGCGCCGAGTGTCAGCGCGTTGTGCAAAGCGTTGGCCACGGCGGGAGCGGCGTTGAGGTACAGCGGAATACGGCGCAGGTCCATCTCCCCCCACTGACTCAACGCACCGCAGGAAAAACGCAGGCGGATTACCGAGCGACCGTCCGGTTCCTGCGCCAGCCTCACGAAATCCAGCGTCAGCGGGCGCAGGATCAAATCCTGCGTGGTGGTGTAGCTGCACCGCGTGCGCTGCGGTCCGATGGGCTGCGACTGGATTTCGAAGCCGGTGGCAACGGTCTCGCTCTGCTTCATCTGATTTACGTCGGGCTGCAGTTCGACGATCGACAGCGATGGAATGGTGCGCAGGTAATGCGGCCACAACAGGCTGACAAGGCCTTCGGTCAACTCCGGCAGGTCATCGTCGAGCTTTTCCCGCAGCCGTCCCATCAGGAAGGCAAAGCCTTCGAACAGCCGCTCAACGTAAGGGTCGTGGGCGCCGGGTTTGTCCAGATTCAGCGAGGCGGCGCGGTCGGGGAATGCTTTGGCGAACTCCTGACCGGCCTCGCGCAGGTAACGCATTTCCGCGTCGAAATATTGCAGGGTGAGATTGTCCTGGTTCAAAGATACCTCCTGGTCATAGGTTTCAGACGCACAGCACGGCTGCGCGCACCGGGTCCATCGC encodes the following:
- the tssG gene encoding type VI secretion system baseplate subunit TssG, which codes for MERKPQPADPRLTVAVLLDALRGRVAEANVYRFCQLVEDAAPGQPPLGSSERPADDLVRFRPDPGMGFPASELKGLEWPSQNSALPATVRTRVLGLYGVDSPLPTRYLDDIAQRREGHEALEAFLDVFNHRIFTQYYRIWRKYSYPASFASGGVDATSQCLFGLIGLGIPGTAKRVETPLSRFLALLGIMRLPTRNAEGITALVRVLAARTQATTAPHWPLSITLAAPASLSAARPVSLSQNTPLGRVGWDVNSELLLTLFTADHHEARNWLPGGTLRRDLLVLLQVYLGWRCTVRLHLSLPVACLPPSVLSGAGVLLGMTASLALQCRSTGQATPVHLHEPGSEIDSADDSAPQTSPDPIPRPYPDPDPDPDPDPSRAFSPTTVTIYLGRYKGLKPRTLEGIPLYVSIHI
- the tssF gene encoding type VI secretion system baseplate subunit TssF translates to MNQDNLTLQYFDAEMRYLREAGQEFAKAFPDRAASLNLDKPGAHDPYVERLFEGFAFLMGRLREKLDDDLPELTEGLVSLLWPHYLRTIPSLSIVELQPDVNQMKQSETVATGFEIQSQPIGPQRTRCSYTTTQDLILRPLTLDFVRLAQEPDGRSVIRLRFSCGALSQWGEMDLRRIPLYLNAAPAVANALHNALTLGAQAMYVRQSTDAQRQPLQGHFAAKGFREEDQLWPKGDSAFSGYQLLLEYFSFREKFMFVTLCGLEQMNITPGAAWIELDVVLGEAWPHAFALSTEHMRLHAVPVINLFALEADPLTLDPLQTDYLLRPMRLQDGHTEIYSVDRVTASRDSGREEYVPFSSFRHKGGMLHDEAPERYFHTRLKRGPNGLHDTWLILGGEGADVDRLSQRPCLSLRLTGTNGQLPRKALQSTVLDTPLHSIQVGLRVRNLCAPTLPLYPPSRDRFHWRILSHLGSTFLPMLDNAEVLRGTLALYDWTGSELNRRRLEAIVEVSHHLIQRFEKGFLLRGVDIQITLDADGFGGQGDICLFGEMLNRFFALYADIHLFTQVTLVLQPTGRSLRWSENHSQRIPG